CGGGAGCGGAGTCGATGGCCGGACTGGCCCAGACGGCCCAGGTCCTCGGCGCCGCGGTCATCTCCTTCCTGCTGGCGCCGCTGATGGCACGGCGGGGCCGCCGTACCGGGCTGATGACGGGGTACGTCGTCGGCTCGGCCGGTGCGCTGACCGCGGTGCTCGCCGGGGTGGCCGGCTCGATGGTGCTGCTGCTCGTCGGGGCGATGATGCTCGGCGCGACCACCTCGGCCAACAACGCCGCGCGGTACGCCGCCACCGACCTCGCCACCGACGACAACCGCGCCCGCTCGCTGTCGCTGGTCGTGTGGGCCACCACGATCGGCGCCGTCGCCGGACCGAACCTCACCGGACCGGCCGGGTCCTTCGCCGACGCGGTCGGCATCCCCGAGCTGACCGGCCCGTTCGCGATCGGCGCGATCGGCATGCTCACCGCGGCCGTCCTCGTCGGCCTGCTCCTGCGGCCCGACCCGCTGCTCACCGCCCAGCAGGCCGCGTCGCGGACCGCACCGGGCGTCGTACGGACGGGCTCGTCGTGGAGCCGTGCCGCCGCGACCGTGCGCGAGCGCCCGGTCCTCGGCTACGCGATCGCCGGGCTGGCGCTCACCCACGCCACGATGATCGGCGTGATGACGATGACGCCGCTGCACATGGAGCACGGCGGCTCGGGGCTCGAGGTCATCGGCATCGTCATCAGCGTCCACGTGCTCGGCATGTTCGCCTTCTCGCCGTTCGTCGGCATGCTCGCCGACCGGGTCGGTCGCCCGCCCGTGCTGGCCGCCGGGGGAGTCGTCCTGCTTGCCGCGCTCGTGCTCTGCGCGTCCTCGCCGGCCGGCATGTCCTGGGAGGTGACGGCCGGGCTGTTCCTGCTCGGCGTCGGGTGGTCGCTCGCGATGGTGTCGGCGTCCACGCTCGTCGCCGAGCACGCGCCGCTCGACGTGCGCACCGACGTGCAGGGCGTCTCCGACCTCGTCATGGGCCTGACCGCCGCCGCAGCCGGCGCGGTCGCCGGCGTGGTCGTCGGTGGCGCCGGCTATCCCGCCCTGGCGCTGGGGAGCCTGCTGCTGGTCGTCGGCGTCCTCGGCTGCGCGGCCCGGGCGATCGCGGAGTCGCGCGGCGCCGCGACACGCCGGCTCGCCTGACGCGACTTCGAACACGTGTTCGGCTAGGTTGGTACCACGGCAGCGGCCGGACCGATCGAGTCCTTCGGCTGTCCACAGGTACGACGTCCGGGCGGGTTGTCCACACCCACGGCACGACTGATCAGGTTGTGTCGGGACCTCGCCCTAGCGTCGCCGACGTACCTGGCTCACCACGACACGAAGGACTGAGGACCATGGCTGGAGACGACCGGCAGAAGGCGCTCGAGACCGCCCTGCTCAACATCGAGAAGCAGTACGGCAAGGGATCGGTGATGCGGCTCGGCGACGACTCGCGGGCCCCCCTCGACGTGATCCCGACCGGCTCGATCGCGCTCGACGTCGCGCTCGGCATCGGTGGCCTCCCGCGTGGCCGCGTGGTGGAGATCTACGGCCCGGAGTCCAGCGGTAAGACCACCGTCTCGCTGCACGCCGTCGCCAGCGCCCAGGCCGCCGGCGGCATCGTGGCCTTCATCGACGCCGAGCACGCGCTCGACCCCGAGTACGCCAAGGCCCTCGGCGTCGACACCGACGCCCTCCTCGTGTCGCAGCCCGACTCCGGTGAGCAGGCCCTCGAGATCGCCGACATGCTGATCCGCTCCGGCGCCCTCGACCTGATCGTCATCGACTCGGTCGCCGCGCTCGTGCCCCGCGCCGAGATCGAGGGCGAGATGGGCGACAGCCACGTCGGCCTGCAGGCCCGCCTGATGAGCCAGGCGCTGCGCAAGATGACCGGTGCCCTCAACCAGTCCAAGACGACCGCCATCTTCATCAACCAGCTGCGCGAGAAGATCGGCGTCATGTTCGGCTCGCCCGAGACCACCACCGGTGGTCGCGCGCTGAAGTTCTACTCCTCCGTGCGCCTCGACGTCCGCCGCATCGAGACCCTCAAGGACGGCACCGACATGGTCGGCAACCGCACCCGGGTCAAGGTCGTCAAGAACAAGGTCGCCCCGCCGTTCAAGCAGGCCGAGTTCGACATCATGTACGGCAAGGGCATCTCCCGCGAGGGCAGCCTGATCGACGTCGGCGTCGAGGCCGGCCTGATCCGCAAGGCCGGCGCCTGGTACACCTACGAGGGCGACCAGCTCGGCCAGGGCAAGGAGAACGCCCGCACCTTCCTCAAGGACAACCCCGACCTGGCCAACGAGCTGGAGAAGAAGATCCTCGAGAAGCTCGGCGTCACCCCCACCGTCGACGGCGACTTCAACGACCTCTCCGACGAGCCGATCGGCGTGGATTCGTTCTGATCGCATGCGCGACGAGGAACCCCCCGAGGACGACGGCTGGACCGAGGACGCCGACCCCGAGTCGGTGGCCCGCAAGATCCTCCTCGACCAGCTGAGCATCAAGGCCCGCAGCCGCAAGGAGCTCGAGGACCGACTCGCCCGCCGCAACGTCCCGGTCGACGTGACCGCCCGCCTCCTCGACCGCTTCGAGGAGGTCGGGCTGGTCGACGACGAGGCCTTCGCCCGCGCCTGGGTCGAGGGCCGGCAGCGCAGCCGCGGCCTCGCCACGAAGGCCCTGGCCGCCGAGCTGCGTCGCAAGGGCGTCGACGACGACACCACGAAGACGGTGCTGGCCGAGGTCGACCCGGCGCACGAGGAGGAGACCGCCGCGGTCCTGGTCCGCAAGAAGCTGCGCAGCATGCGCGGCCTCGAGCCCCAGGTCGCCACGCGCCGCCTGGTCGGGATGCTGGCCCGCAAGGGCTACTCACCGGGTGTCGCGTACGCCGTGGTCCGCCGCGAGATCGGGGCCGCAGCGGAGTCGCTGGACGCCGGTGCAGAATGGGCGGGTGACGACTGACGCGGCGCCGGCGCCCGAGCGCGAGATCTTGACCTACGACCTCTTCGGCACCGCCGTGCGCGACCTCGCGCAGCAGGTCGTCGACGACGGCTTCGAGCCGGACATCGTGCTGGCGATCGCCCGCGGCGGGCTGGGCCTCGCGATGGGCCTGGGCTACGCGCTCGACGTGAAGAACCTGTCGGCGGTCAACGTCGAGTTCTACACCGGCGTCAACGAGCGGCTCGACGTACCGATGATGCTGCCGCCGACGCCGGCCGCGATCGACCTGACGGGCATGAAGGTGCTCATCGCCGACGACGTCGCCGACACCGGCAAGACCCTCGAG
This genomic interval from Nocardioides kongjuensis contains the following:
- a CDS encoding MFS transporter → MTDVAEPDLVLGGVQRRTVRVLVLTQAVGAVGITIGIATASLLARDLSGAESMAGLAQTAQVLGAAVISFLLAPLMARRGRRTGLMTGYVVGSAGALTAVLAGVAGSMVLLLVGAMMLGATTSANNAARYAATDLATDDNRARSLSLVVWATTIGAVAGPNLTGPAGSFADAVGIPELTGPFAIGAIGMLTAAVLVGLLLRPDPLLTAQQAASRTAPGVVRTGSSWSRAAATVRERPVLGYAIAGLALTHATMIGVMTMTPLHMEHGGSGLEVIGIVISVHVLGMFAFSPFVGMLADRVGRPPVLAAGGVVLLAALVLCASSPAGMSWEVTAGLFLLGVGWSLAMVSASTLVAEHAPLDVRTDVQGVSDLVMGLTAAAAGAVAGVVVGGAGYPALALGSLLLVVGVLGCAARAIAESRGAATRRLA
- the recA gene encoding recombinase RecA, which codes for MAGDDRQKALETALLNIEKQYGKGSVMRLGDDSRAPLDVIPTGSIALDVALGIGGLPRGRVVEIYGPESSGKTTVSLHAVASAQAAGGIVAFIDAEHALDPEYAKALGVDTDALLVSQPDSGEQALEIADMLIRSGALDLIVIDSVAALVPRAEIEGEMGDSHVGLQARLMSQALRKMTGALNQSKTTAIFINQLREKIGVMFGSPETTTGGRALKFYSSVRLDVRRIETLKDGTDMVGNRTRVKVVKNKVAPPFKQAEFDIMYGKGISREGSLIDVGVEAGLIRKAGAWYTYEGDQLGQGKENARTFLKDNPDLANELEKKILEKLGVTPTVDGDFNDLSDEPIGVDSF
- a CDS encoding regulatory protein RecX, with the protein product MRDEEPPEDDGWTEDADPESVARKILLDQLSIKARSRKELEDRLARRNVPVDVTARLLDRFEEVGLVDDEAFARAWVEGRQRSRGLATKALAAELRRKGVDDDTTKTVLAEVDPAHEEETAAVLVRKKLRSMRGLEPQVATRRLVGMLARKGYSPGVAYAVVRREIGAAAESLDAGAEWAGDD
- a CDS encoding phosphoribosyltransferase family protein, whose amino-acid sequence is MTTDAAPAPEREILTYDLFGTAVRDLAQQVVDDGFEPDIVLAIARGGLGLAMGLGYALDVKNLSAVNVEFYTGVNERLDVPMMLPPTPAAIDLTGMKVLIADDVADTGKTLEVVRDFFVDHVAEARTAVIYEKPWTVIRPEYVWRRTDAWIDFPWSSTPPLVDRRGGQAH